One genomic region from Colletotrichum lupini chromosome 7, complete sequence encodes:
- a CDS encoding aminotransferase class-III: MATESTTAFWAKTDKYLMSTGVPYSPVIITKAKGTKLYDAEGRQILDFTSGQMSSLLGHSHPEIVEVVQKYVAELDHLLSNMITQPVADLAERLGKLLPFPLEKSFFLNTGSETTEAAIKMAKLHTGKFEIVAMSASYHGLTSGSGSATYSAGRKNGGPAMPGQLAFPAPYAYRSIFRTADGAYDWEKEMDFGWSMIDRQSVGSLAAFIMEPILSTGGILDLPKGYLKRLGEECKKRGMLLILDEAQTGVGRTGQMFAFEHDNTVPDILCLSKTLGCGLPLASVSTTAAVAQGCKDAGFLWLTTHLNDPLTAAVGNKVLEIVERDNICQRATDRGEQLRAGLLKLQEKYWCIGDVRGRGLLQGIEIISDAKTKAPGSDLGQAVSDRAMFLGLSCNVVNLPGMGGVFRLAPPVTVDADEIEEGLRILDEAFGYVLDQREKTIPVV; the protein is encoded by the exons ATGGCTACCGAGAGCACAACCGCCTTCTGGGCGAAGACCGACAAGTATCTGATGTCAACGGGCGTCCCTTACTCTCCCGTTATCATCACGAAAGCTAAGGGCACGAAGCTATACGATGCTGAAGGTCGCCAAATCTTGGACTTCACGTCTGGTCAAATGAGCTCTCTGCTGGGCCATTCACATCCGGAAATCGTGGAGGTCGTTCAGAAATATGTCGCTGAGCTCGACCACCTGCTCAGTAACATGATCACTCAACCAGTTGCTGATCTCGCCGAGAGATTGGGCAAGCTGCTGCCCTTTCCCTTGGAAAAG TCCTTCTTCCTCAACACTGGTTCAGAAACAACAGAAGCCGCCATCAAGATGGCAAAGCTCCACACCGGCAAATTCGAAATCGTCGCCATGTCCGCAAGTTATCACGGCCTCACATCAGGTTCCGGTTCCGCAACATATTCCGCCGGCCGAAAGAACGGCGGTCCTGCAATGCCGGGCCAGCTCGCATTCCCCGCACCTTACGCCTACCGTTCCATCTTCCGCACTGCCGACGGCGCCTACGACTGGGAGAAGGAGATGGACTTTGGTTGGTCTATGATTGATAGGCAGAGCGTTGGCTCTCTGGCTGCATTCATTATGGAGCCCATCCTCTCCACCGGCGGCATCCTTGACCTGCCCAAGGGCTACCTCAAGCGTCTAGGCGAGGAGTGCAAGAAGCGTGGCATGTTGCTTATTCTCGACGAGGCGCAGACAGGTGTAGGCCGTACTGGCCAAATGTTCGCGTTTGAGCACGACAATACCGTCCCGGACATTCTTTGCCTGTCCAAGACTCTGGGATGCGGCCTACCTCTGGCATCTGTCAGTACGACCGCCGCGGTCGCGCAAGGGTGCAAAGACGCCGGCTTCCTATGGCTGACGACGCATCTCAACGACCCTCTTACAGCCGCAGTTGGCAACAAGGTCCTCGAGATTGTGGAGCGAGACAACATTTGCCAGCGCGCTACTGATCGCGGAGAACAGCTTCGGGCCGGTCTCTTGAAGCTTCAGGAGAAGTACTGGTGCATTGGCGATGTCCGCGGACGCGGCCTGCTTCAGGGTATCGAGATTATTTCTGATGCTAAGACGAAGGCACCTGGATCAGATCTTGGTCAGGCCGTGTCCGATAGGGCGATGTTCTTGGGACTGTCGTGTAACGTTGTTAATCTGCCGGGTATGGGCGGTGTTTTCCGGCTGGCACCTCCTGTGACTGTGGACGCGGATGAGATCGAGGAAGGTTTGAGGATACTGGATGAGGCTTTCGGCTATGTTTTGGACCAACGAGAGAAGACGATCCCCGTAGTATGA